The following coding sequences are from one Triticum aestivum cultivar Chinese Spring chromosome 5A, IWGSC CS RefSeq v2.1, whole genome shotgun sequence window:
- the LOC123107871 gene encoding uncharacterized protein, translating to MPMEQAFMHCDKDTLKMAMLKHEETFRQQVHDLHRLYRIQKLLMRDLKREIKSQQSGLSASPNGSPGAEYDRRRASALDACSYEQQWQYGTTRRGSHGDGAATPRAAQAQLSPEATDDEEAELELTLALGSGGKKRYSDGHCSPGESFSSSTTESDTLTGGQDWQQAQAQQQLVGTGAGAGSPYHKRRPAGFGAEQAEDGGVQQQPSPLLFHWLSLRMA from the exons ATGCCGATGGAGCAGGCCTTCATGCACTGCGACAAAGACACCCTCAAGATGGCCATGCTCAAGCACGAGGAGACCTTCAGGCAGCAG GTTCACGATCTCCATCGCCTGTACAGAATTCAGAAGCTTCTGATGAGGGACCTCAAGAGGGAGATCAAGAGCCAGCAGAGCGGCCTGTCCGCCTCCCCCAACGGCTCCCCGGGCGCCGAGTACGACCGCCGCAGGGCGAGCGCGCTCGACGCGTGCTCCTACGAGCAGCAGTGGCAGTACGGCACCACCCGCCGCGGCAGccacggggacggggcggcgactcCTCGCGCGGCGCAGGCGCAGCTGAGCCCGGAGGCGACCGACGACGAGGAGGCGGAGCTGGAGCTCACGCTCGCCCTGGGCAGCGGCGGCAAGAAGCGGTACAGCGACGGGCACTGCTCCCCCGGGGAGAGCTTCTCGTCGTCGACGACGGAGTCTGACACGCTCACGGGCGGCCAGGACTGGCAGCAGGCGCAGGCGCAGCAGCAGCTGGTCGGCACTGGCGCAGGCGCGGGCTCGCCGTACCACAAGCGGAGGCCGGCAGGGTTCGGCGCGGAGCAGGCGGAGGACGGCGGGGTGCAGCAGCA